A genome region from Schlesneria paludicola DSM 18645 includes the following:
- a CDS encoding ROK family protein: protein MKDVLASDRAWVGFDLGGTKMNAMLFNDEFEVRGRRRKKSRGSEGVEAGIERIVASIAKLLEEAQLPRESLGGIGIGCPGPLDLEEGVILEAPNLGWKNVPLKKSLEKEFGCPVFVCNDVDAGVYGEYRFGAADGARTALGVFPGTGIGGAMIYEGKIFRGKTGSCLEIGHVPVVPDGALCGCGRRGCLETIASRLALSAEIAKAAYRGQAPYILRVAGTDLANIRSGTIKESIDAGDKIVDEILRNGAQQLGLVLAGAVNLLAPDVIVLGGGLVEALPKLFLEEIGKALAKQVMPSFSKSYEVRIARLGDDAGAMGAAAWARHNVEA from the coding sequence GGTCGGCGACGAAAGAAAAGCCGCGGTTCGGAAGGTGTTGAAGCTGGCATCGAACGAATCGTAGCCAGCATCGCCAAGCTGCTGGAAGAAGCCCAACTCCCACGCGAATCGCTCGGCGGAATCGGCATCGGCTGTCCGGGCCCCCTGGATCTCGAAGAGGGTGTGATTCTTGAAGCTCCGAATCTGGGATGGAAAAACGTTCCGCTGAAGAAATCGCTCGAGAAAGAATTCGGCTGTCCCGTATTCGTCTGCAACGATGTCGATGCCGGAGTGTATGGCGAATACCGATTTGGAGCCGCCGACGGTGCACGCACCGCATTAGGAGTCTTTCCCGGGACAGGGATTGGCGGAGCGATGATTTACGAAGGCAAAATCTTCCGTGGCAAGACTGGTAGCTGCCTGGAAATCGGCCACGTGCCCGTGGTCCCCGACGGTGCCCTGTGCGGCTGCGGACGACGTGGCTGCCTGGAAACGATTGCCAGTCGATTGGCACTCTCGGCCGAAATTGCAAAGGCCGCTTATCGAGGGCAAGCCCCTTACATCTTGCGCGTCGCAGGAACCGATCTGGCCAACATTCGCAGCGGAACGATCAAAGAATCGATCGATGCGGGCGACAAAATCGTTGACGAGATCCTTCGTAACGGCGCACAGCAATTGGGTCTTGTTCTCGCAGGCGCCGTCAATCTGCTGGCACCGGATGTCATTGTGCTCGGCGGGGGGCTGGTCGAGGCATTGCCGAAACTGTTCCTCGAAGAAATCGGCAAAGCGCTCGCCAAGCAAGTGATGCCGTCATTCTCGAAATCGTATGAAGTGCGAATTGCCCGGTTGGGCGACGATGCCGGCGCGATGGGAGCCGCGGCTTGGGCGCGTCACAATGTTGAAGCATGA
- a CDS encoding PspA/IM30 family protein, which translates to MSFFSRLTDIVTCNLTHLLAQAEDPKAAIAEIIQEMREGISGAQRSVNTAMTSEDRLRQEIDAHRVQVESWTGKAKEQLLAGAETDARQCLLRKREVEDLIAGLSQQHKAAIATREHLATMHRALEARLAEAMRRQEALGGSLEEIPTSVPSYLSAPHSHANDLHRELDAELEALRQELKS; encoded by the coding sequence ATGAGTTTTTTCAGCCGCCTAACCGACATTGTGACCTGCAATCTGACCCATTTGCTGGCTCAAGCGGAAGACCCCAAAGCGGCCATTGCCGAGATTATTCAAGAAATGCGAGAAGGGATTTCCGGGGCGCAGCGAAGCGTGAATACGGCGATGACATCGGAAGATCGGCTGCGGCAGGAAATCGATGCGCATCGGGTGCAAGTCGAGTCGTGGACAGGCAAAGCGAAAGAACAGTTGCTCGCAGGTGCCGAGACCGATGCACGACAGTGTCTGTTGCGGAAACGCGAAGTTGAAGACCTGATTGCCGGGTTGTCTCAGCAGCACAAAGCCGCGATCGCCACGCGTGAGCATCTGGCAACAATGCATCGGGCACTTGAAGCCCGCCTGGCCGAAGCGATGCGGCGGCAAGAGGCGCTTGGTGGTTCCTTAGAAGAGATTCCCACCAGCGTCCCCTCGTATCTTTCCGCGCCTCATTCGCACGCCAATGATCTCCATCGCGAGCTTGATGCTGAGCTCGAGGCGTTAAGACAAGAACTGAAATCGTAA
- a CDS encoding RNA polymerase sigma factor — MNSSDAGPTSPSRDELSSNRGTAAPERSAASSRDEDDELMYRMQGGDRAAFDRLVERHQGSLAHFFFRHLRDWQLAEDLTQETLIRVYNTAWDYLPRGSFKGWMFRIARNLMIDSTRRRSHDALVSAIRSQRPRDDEDDALERLAGEFVLPEDKADQNEFAKIVGELLSKIPEDQRLTFTMHHYSGLSLPEVADAMESNLPTTKSRLRLAREKLRDSLAARGILDPHLRSEKSADGSS, encoded by the coding sequence ATGAACTCTTCCGACGCTGGCCCGACATCACCTTCGAGAGACGAATTGTCATCGAATCGTGGCACGGCGGCACCCGAGCGATCGGCTGCGTCCAGTCGTGATGAAGATGATGAACTGATGTATCGGATGCAGGGCGGGGACCGGGCCGCCTTTGACCGGCTTGTCGAACGACATCAGGGATCGCTCGCTCATTTCTTCTTTCGCCATCTGCGTGACTGGCAACTTGCCGAAGATTTGACGCAAGAAACCCTAATCCGCGTCTACAACACGGCCTGGGATTATTTGCCCCGCGGTAGTTTTAAAGGCTGGATGTTTCGCATTGCGCGCAATCTGATGATCGACAGCACTCGGCGGCGATCGCACGATGCGCTCGTCAGCGCGATTCGATCTCAGCGCCCGCGCGATGATGAAGACGATGCTTTGGAACGACTTGCGGGAGAATTCGTGCTGCCAGAAGACAAAGCGGATCAGAATGAGTTTGCCAAGATTGTCGGTGAACTGCTGTCGAAAATTCCCGAAGACCAACGACTGACATTTACGATGCACCACTATTCGGGATTGAGCTTGCCGGAAGTGGCGGACGCGATGGAATCGAATTTGCCAACAACCAAAAGTCGCCTGCGGCTGGCCCGGGAAAAACTACGAGATTCGCTCGCCGCGCGCGGAATTCTTGATCCTCATTTACGGAGCGAAAAAAGTGCGGACGGGTCTTCCTAG
- a CDS encoding efflux transporter outer membrane subunit has protein sequence MKNGPGWRSTKYGSGKAAILAVVLLSAAGCTRLNQWVQNGFKVGPNYGPPSAPTASEWIDHAESSVMSTPVQDQAWWGVFNDPILNGLVETARQQNLTLQSAAARIVEARSRRSIAAGNLFPQSQQAISNYAHAQVTRNIGLPLPGTVNVFADGFNASWEADFWGRYRRTIETADATLDASVESYGNAMVMLVSEVATNYIQLRTFQQRLAFAHENLNILQRSTDLAQSRFDAGTTTELDLRQAKASLAQTQATIPPLESGARLAANQLCVLLGMPVSDLAAQLDGASIPVAPPEVAIGIPADLLRRRPDVRRAERQVAAQCAQIGIAEADFYPRLAVNGFIGYVANDFNDLFRGDSLTTFVLPSLQWNILNYGRIVNNVRAQDALTQAAVLDYQQTVLNAGREVEDALVQFIQAQRQTKALEQSVDEYRRAVEIAQTQFEGGIADFNRVYTSQSQLVTQLDLLGTARGNIALSLVQVYKAIGGGWDAMCQGEDSVELVNQPASSSFIAPE, from the coding sequence GTGAAAAATGGGCCAGGATGGCGCAGTACCAAGTATGGATCAGGCAAAGCGGCAATTCTTGCCGTTGTTTTGCTGAGCGCCGCTGGCTGTACTCGTTTGAATCAGTGGGTACAAAACGGTTTTAAAGTCGGCCCAAACTACGGTCCGCCTTCTGCGCCGACCGCATCCGAATGGATCGATCACGCCGAGTCGAGTGTCATGAGCACTCCCGTGCAGGATCAGGCCTGGTGGGGGGTGTTCAATGACCCCATCTTAAATGGGCTCGTCGAGACCGCTCGCCAGCAAAATCTGACTTTGCAATCCGCAGCGGCACGTATCGTCGAAGCGCGATCCCGTCGCAGCATCGCTGCCGGAAACTTGTTTCCGCAATCGCAACAAGCGATTTCCAATTATGCGCATGCCCAGGTGACGCGGAATATTGGACTGCCATTGCCGGGGACCGTTAACGTCTTTGCCGACGGTTTCAACGCGTCGTGGGAGGCCGACTTCTGGGGCCGGTATCGACGGACGATTGAAACCGCCGATGCGACGCTCGACGCGAGTGTCGAGAGCTATGGCAATGCGATGGTCATGCTTGTCTCTGAAGTGGCGACGAACTACATCCAGCTTCGCACGTTTCAACAGCGTCTGGCGTTCGCCCATGAGAATTTGAATATCTTGCAGCGATCAACGGACCTGGCTCAATCGCGTTTCGATGCGGGAACCACGACGGAACTGGATCTGCGGCAAGCGAAAGCGAGTCTTGCGCAGACTCAGGCGACCATTCCCCCGCTCGAATCAGGGGCCAGACTTGCTGCGAATCAACTGTGCGTCCTGTTGGGAATGCCTGTCAGTGATTTGGCCGCGCAACTGGACGGGGCCTCGATTCCAGTTGCTCCCCCCGAGGTTGCGATCGGGATTCCCGCCGATCTTCTACGCCGCCGACCCGATGTGCGTCGAGCCGAGCGACAGGTCGCGGCCCAGTGTGCACAGATCGGTATCGCGGAGGCTGATTTCTACCCCAGGCTCGCGGTCAACGGATTTATTGGATATGTCGCGAATGACTTCAATGACCTGTTCCGGGGTGACAGTCTGACCACGTTCGTACTTCCGTCGCTGCAATGGAACATCCTGAACTATGGTCGGATCGTCAACAACGTTCGAGCTCAGGACGCGCTAACCCAAGCCGCGGTGCTGGACTATCAGCAAACCGTGCTCAACGCAGGCCGCGAAGTCGAAGATGCACTCGTCCAATTCATCCAGGCCCAGCGACAGACTAAGGCGCTCGAGCAAAGTGTCGACGAGTATCGTCGTGCGGTCGAAATTGCACAGACCCAGTTTGAGGGTGGAATCGCCGATTTTAACCGGGTCTACACGAGCCAGTCACAGTTGGTCACGCAGCTTGATTTGCTGGGGACGGCACGCGGAAATATCGCGCTGTCTTTGGTGCAAGTCTACAAAGCGATCGGCGGCGGTTGGGACGCGATGTGTCAGGGTGAGGATTCTGTAGAACTGGTGAACCAGCCCGCCTCAAGCTCCTTCATAGCACCCGAATAG
- a CDS encoding ABC transporter permease codes for MWLRMACLIIKELLAVWRDPKSRFLLVAPPIIELMIFANAATQEVKNVRVGVFNQDSGIYARDLIARFEGSPNFREVVHLRSQSEIAPAIDSRTVLLVIQIGQDFSRNVAARQPTSVQLLLDGRRSNASQIMESYAEQIVGQYNAELASTNSAPPPASSVVARIWFNPNMDAYWSTVPSLVVILTALGGLMVTALSVARERELGTFEQLLVSPLSPYEIVVGKAVPAFIIGMAEGTFMVLAAVFLFHVPLSGHLYLLYAGISAFLLAIIGVGLFVSSLAKTQQQAILGAFATMVPMTLLSGFASPLQNMPEWLQYVTLMNPYRYFVVIVKGVFLKSMPPFVVVQNLGPLLLIAAITLGASSWLFRHRVE; via the coding sequence ATGTGGTTGAGAATGGCATGCTTGATTATCAAAGAGCTGCTGGCCGTCTGGCGCGATCCGAAAAGTCGGTTTTTGCTGGTCGCCCCGCCGATCATTGAGTTGATGATTTTTGCGAACGCCGCCACGCAAGAAGTGAAGAATGTTCGAGTGGGTGTCTTCAATCAGGACTCGGGCATCTACGCCCGCGATCTCATTGCCCGGTTCGAAGGATCGCCGAACTTTCGCGAAGTCGTTCATTTGCGGTCACAATCCGAAATTGCACCTGCCATTGATTCACGAACAGTCTTGTTGGTGATCCAAATTGGGCAAGATTTTTCGAGGAACGTCGCGGCGCGGCAACCCACATCAGTGCAACTGCTGCTGGATGGCCGACGTTCGAATGCCTCGCAGATCATGGAGAGTTACGCCGAGCAAATTGTCGGTCAGTACAACGCGGAACTGGCCTCGACGAATTCCGCGCCGCCACCGGCCAGTTCGGTCGTTGCACGCATCTGGTTCAATCCCAATATGGACGCGTATTGGAGCACTGTGCCCAGTCTGGTCGTGATCCTCACTGCACTGGGTGGACTGATGGTGACAGCACTTTCCGTCGCTCGCGAACGCGAATTGGGGACGTTCGAGCAATTGCTCGTTTCGCCACTAAGCCCCTATGAAATTGTGGTGGGCAAAGCGGTTCCCGCATTTATCATTGGGATGGCAGAAGGGACTTTCATGGTTCTTGCTGCCGTGTTTCTGTTTCACGTCCCCTTATCAGGGCATCTCTATTTGCTGTACGCCGGGATCTCTGCATTTCTGCTGGCGATTATCGGGGTCGGGCTCTTCGTCTCCTCGTTGGCCAAAACGCAGCAGCAGGCAATCCTGGGAGCGTTCGCAACCATGGTTCCCATGACATTGCTTTCCGGGTTCGCCAGTCCGCTCCAGAACATGCCCGAGTGGCTTCAATATGTGACGCTGATGAATCCGTACCGGTATTTCGTCGTGATTGTCAAAGGCGTGTTTCTCAAGTCCATGCCGCCGTTTGTCGTGGTGCAAAACCTCGGGCCACTCCTTCTGATCGCGGCCATCACGCTTGGGGCATCCAGTTGGTTGTTCCGCCACCGAGTTGAGTGA